A stretch of the Aminipila terrae genome encodes the following:
- a CDS encoding biotin/lipoyl-containing protein, translated as MKKYNIKVNGNTYEVEVEEVGQNAAPAVSPVVKPAAARVSKATAAPKTTPAPVPAQTPAPMAAGAQTITAPMPGTVLNVKVTPGQEVKAGDILVILEAMKMENEILAPTNGLIDTIQVAKGASVKANDVLVTIK; from the coding sequence ATGAAAAAATATAATATAAAAGTTAATGGAAACACCTATGAGGTAGAGGTTGAGGAAGTAGGACAAAATGCTGCACCTGCTGTATCACCAGTGGTGAAACCGGCAGCAGCCCGTGTTTCTAAAGCCACAGCGGCTCCAAAAACCACTCCGGCTCCAGTTCCAGCTCAAACCCCAGCTCCTATGGCAGCCGGTGCACAGACGATAACTGCACCAATGCCTGGAACAGTGCTGAACGTTAAAGTGACACCTGGGCAGGAAGTAAAAGCAGGTGATATTCTTGTGATATTAGAAGCGATGAAGATGGAAAATGAGATTTTAGCACCTACAAATGGACTTATTGACACAATTCAGGTTGCTAAAGGTGCTTCCGTCAAAGCAAATGACGTATTGGTTACCATTAAATAG
- the dusB gene encoding tRNA dihydrouridine synthase DusB gives MIIGKVKLENPFLLAPLAGVTDSSFRRICRQMGAAMVYSEMVSGKGLYYKDKNTDGLLRTYQDELPVAYQIFGCEPDILAYTARTLADRPNAVLDINMGCPVPKIVKNGEGSALLKNPDLIYKLVQVTAAEAKKPVTVKIRIGFDSDSINAVEVARAAEAAGAAAVAVHGRTREQYYTGRADWSMIAKVKQAVQIPVIGNGDIFSGEDALRMLDQTGCDMVMIARGAQGNPWIFRDALALFKGEEKPPAPTVEEKLAVIKKQCEYVLAEKGEYVGVREMRKHIAWYLKGIKGSAHLRAEVNQKKSFEEINELLNQLV, from the coding sequence ATCATTATTGGAAAAGTAAAACTGGAAAATCCATTCCTGCTTGCCCCATTGGCAGGAGTAACAGATTCCTCGTTCAGAAGAATCTGCAGGCAGATGGGGGCCGCAATGGTATATTCGGAAATGGTCAGCGGTAAAGGACTTTACTATAAAGATAAAAATACAGATGGCCTGTTAAGGACCTATCAAGACGAACTCCCTGTAGCGTATCAGATATTTGGATGTGAACCGGATATACTGGCTTATACGGCAAGAACATTAGCAGACAGGCCCAATGCAGTGCTGGATATAAATATGGGGTGTCCCGTTCCTAAAATTGTAAAAAATGGTGAGGGTTCTGCCCTATTGAAGAACCCAGATTTAATCTATAAGTTGGTGCAGGTTACGGCAGCAGAAGCAAAGAAGCCTGTAACTGTTAAAATCAGAATTGGATTTGACAGTGATTCCATAAATGCGGTTGAAGTAGCAAGGGCTGCTGAAGCGGCTGGAGCGGCCGCCGTTGCCGTTCATGGAAGAACCAGGGAACAGTATTATACAGGAAGAGCGGACTGGTCAATGATTGCAAAAGTCAAACAGGCTGTTCAGATACCTGTTATCGGGAATGGTGATATATTTTCAGGAGAAGACGCACTCCGGATGCTCGACCAGACTGGATGTGACATGGTGATGATTGCCCGTGGCGCTCAGGGAAATCCATGGATTTTCAGAGATGCACTGGCACTCTTCAAGGGGGAGGAAAAGCCGCCTGCTCCCACAGTAGAAGAAAAACTTGCTGTTATCAAAAAACAATGTGAATATGTACTGGCAGAAAAGGGAGAATATGTGGGTGTACGTGAAATGAGAAAACATATTGCCTGGTACCTCAAAGGCATAAAAGGGTCTGCTCATCTGCGGGCAGAGGTAAACCAGAAGAAGTCTTTTGAAGAAATAAATGAACTATTAAATCAATTGGTTTAA
- a CDS encoding type III pantothenate kinase, which translates to MLLAFDVGNTNIVLGVFKEGKLIQYWRLETDNNKSADEYGMVINQLFTYEGLDTQEVKDVIISTVVPSVLYTLQHLSMKYFNKRAIVIGPGIKTGLIIKYDNPKQVGADRIVNAVAAYAKYGGPLVVIDFGTATTFCAITENAEYLGGTIAPGVKIASDALFEKTAKLPKVELEEPGHVICKNTIESMQSGLVYGHMGMVDYITKKMKRELTAISKSNKEATVVATGGLATLIEKGIDCIDHVDKMLTLEGLQLIYEKNKGHKK; encoded by the coding sequence ATGCTACTAGCATTTGATGTAGGGAACACAAACATAGTTTTAGGTGTATTTAAAGAAGGAAAGTTGATTCAGTACTGGAGGCTGGAAACAGACAACAATAAAAGTGCTGATGAATATGGTATGGTAATCAACCAATTATTTACCTATGAAGGGCTTGACACCCAGGAAGTAAAGGATGTAATCATATCAACTGTAGTTCCTTCCGTACTGTATACGCTACAACACCTGTCCATGAAATATTTTAATAAAAGGGCTATAGTAATTGGCCCGGGAATAAAGACAGGCTTAATAATCAAATATGATAATCCAAAACAGGTGGGAGCAGATAGAATAGTAAATGCTGTGGCAGCATATGCTAAGTATGGCGGCCCTCTGGTAGTTATAGATTTTGGAACTGCTACAACTTTCTGCGCAATAACGGAGAATGCAGAATATTTGGGAGGCACCATAGCACCGGGTGTGAAAATAGCTTCGGATGCACTATTCGAAAAGACAGCGAAGCTGCCTAAGGTTGAATTGGAAGAGCCTGGACATGTGATATGCAAGAATACCATAGAAAGTATGCAGTCAGGCCTTGTATATGGTCACATGGGAATGGTTGATTATATTACGAAAAAAATGAAAAGGGAACTAACTGCCATATCCAAAAGCAATAAAGAAGCCACTGTTGTTGCTACAGGAGGTCTTGCCACATTAATTGAAAAGGGCATTGACTGCATTGATCATGTAGATAAGATGCTTACTCTTGAAGGACTGCAGTTAATATATGAAAAAAACAAAGGTCATAAAAAATAA
- a CDS encoding ferritin family protein, which yields MDSKLIEKLQTYIKAELGDAALYRELAKMAPNEMQMNLLMDMAADEQSHADDFKIIYKDLTGEVYRPPIPPSNLNMPYTDILRDRVIDETGDFRKYMHDHQEYFADETLREAFFRAGIDENVHAVRLLNFINSPE from the coding sequence TTGGACTCAAAATTAATAGAAAAATTACAGACTTATATAAAGGCTGAACTGGGAGATGCCGCTTTATACCGGGAGTTAGCCAAGATGGCTCCCAATGAAATGCAGATGAATTTGCTTATGGATATGGCTGCAGATGAGCAAAGCCATGCAGATGATTTTAAAATTATTTACAAGGACTTAACAGGAGAAGTTTATCGGCCGCCGATACCGCCTAGTAACCTGAATATGCCTTATACTGACATACTTCGGGATCGTGTCATCGATGAAACCGGGGATTTCAGAAAATACATGCACGACCACCAGGAATATTTTGCCGATGAAACTTTAAGAGAAGCGTTTTTCAGAGCGGGAATAGACGAAAATGTCCATGCTGTAAGACTGTTAAATTTTATCAACAGTCCGGAGTAA
- the greA gene encoding transcription elongation factor GreA, whose product MAEEILLTKDGYDKIVAEHEELVSVRRKEVSERLKEAISYGDLSENAEYDAAKNEQAELEERIHKLETMIRKAKIIDENEMPKDHVNVGLKVKIKVQETGLEAEYTIVGSTEADPFEGKISNESAVGGALMGQKLGSVVEIQVPDGLMHYEILDIYK is encoded by the coding sequence ATGGCAGAAGAAATATTACTAACCAAAGATGGCTACGATAAAATTGTAGCAGAACATGAAGAGTTAGTTTCTGTAAGACGTAAAGAGGTTTCAGAAAGATTAAAGGAAGCCATTTCCTATGGTGACTTATCTGAGAACGCTGAATATGATGCTGCGAAAAATGAACAGGCAGAACTGGAAGAAAGAATCCATAAGCTTGAAACAATGATTCGTAAAGCAAAAATTATAGATGAAAATGAAATGCCCAAAGACCATGTTAATGTTGGGCTTAAAGTCAAAATTAAGGTCCAGGAGACTGGCCTCGAGGCTGAGTACACAATAGTTGGTTCCACAGAAGCAGATCCTTTCGAGGGGAAAATTTCAAACGAATCTGCTGTAGGCGGTGCGCTTATGGGACAAAAACTTGGCTCAGTAGTTGAAATTCAGGTTCCTGATGGCCTTATGCATTATGAGATTTTAGATATTTACAAGTAA
- the ftsH gene encoding ATP-dependent zinc metalloprotease FtsH: MKKLAKNMGIYVAIFAIVLVMAWAYQGVPQEKEVKTVAFSNFVTQLQKENVKEVNLTNYTVKATLKNGDKIISYAPSIADISIVSDQYIYPQMEKGIIYSSDKPKETPWYISMLPTLIMILALVFFWFIMMNQGGGGGKVMSFGKSRARMHKDDELKKVTYKEVAGLDEEKEELAEVVDFLRNPKKYRDLGARIPKGILLVGPPGTGKTYLSKATAGEAGVPFFSISGSDFVEMFVGVGASRVRDLFEQAKKNAPCIIFIDEIDAVGRKRGAGIGGGHDEREQTLNQLLVEMDGFGENTGIIILAATNRPDILDPALLRPGRFDRQVVIGVPDIKGREAIFEVHSRNKPLDESVNPKVLARRTPGFTPADIENLLNEAALLAARRNGRKIRMDEIEEAITKVIAGPEKKSRVINENERRLTAYHEAGHAIVARALPKTDPVHQITIIPRGRAGGFTMILPKEDRSYGTKITMREQIIHLLGGRVAEKLTLDDISTGASNDIMRATEIARDMVTKYGFSEKLGPINYSSTDEVFLGNDYQTRKNYSEEIAREIDDEIRKIIEDAFEEAERILTENMDKLHVVAKTLLEIETLDGEQFEALYTGKFTSEELLNHVREREEVKKQANAEEAAETERLLKEAEDREKALLEAFDTDYMNDDVSEEESLSKSETDKDKEKDDQSDDEEKK; the protein is encoded by the coding sequence TTGAAAAAATTAGCAAAAAATATGGGGATTTATGTAGCTATTTTCGCTATTGTGCTGGTGATGGCATGGGCCTACCAGGGAGTTCCTCAGGAGAAAGAAGTAAAGACAGTGGCCTTTTCAAACTTTGTTACTCAGCTCCAAAAGGAAAATGTGAAAGAGGTAAACCTTACCAATTACACTGTTAAAGCTACCCTGAAAAATGGTGACAAAATCATATCTTATGCACCATCTATTGCGGATATCAGTATCGTCAGTGATCAGTATATTTACCCGCAGATGGAAAAAGGAATCATCTACAGTAGTGATAAACCAAAGGAAACCCCTTGGTATATCTCCATGCTTCCTACATTAATCATGATTCTTGCATTGGTTTTCTTCTGGTTCATTATGATGAATCAGGGTGGCGGCGGAGGAAAGGTGATGTCTTTCGGTAAGAGCAGAGCCAGAATGCACAAAGATGATGAATTGAAGAAAGTAACCTACAAAGAGGTTGCAGGTCTTGATGAAGAAAAGGAAGAACTGGCAGAGGTTGTTGACTTTCTTAGAAATCCTAAGAAATATCGTGACCTGGGAGCCAGAATTCCTAAGGGTATATTACTTGTAGGACCTCCGGGAACTGGTAAAACTTATTTATCAAAAGCTACAGCAGGAGAAGCAGGGGTACCATTTTTCAGCATCAGTGGATCTGATTTTGTTGAAATGTTTGTTGGTGTTGGTGCTTCCAGAGTAAGAGACTTATTTGAGCAGGCAAAAAAGAATGCACCTTGCATTATATTTATAGACGAAATTGATGCTGTTGGCAGAAAAAGAGGAGCTGGAATTGGCGGAGGCCATGATGAAAGAGAACAGACTCTGAACCAGTTGCTGGTAGAAATGGACGGATTTGGAGAAAATACTGGAATCATTATTCTGGCGGCAACTAACAGACCTGATATCCTTGATCCAGCCCTGCTTCGACCAGGAAGGTTTGACAGGCAGGTTGTTATCGGCGTTCCTGATATAAAGGGAAGAGAAGCTATATTTGAAGTTCATTCCAGAAATAAGCCTCTGGATGAATCCGTTAATCCAAAAGTACTGGCCAGAAGAACACCGGGTTTTACTCCTGCGGATATCGAAAATCTGCTAAATGAAGCAGCATTACTGGCAGCAAGGAGAAATGGAAGAAAAATCCGTATGGATGAAATTGAAGAGGCTATTACAAAGGTTATTGCCGGACCGGAAAAGAAGAGCAGGGTTATTAATGAGAATGAAAGAAGGCTTACTGCGTATCATGAAGCAGGGCATGCTATTGTAGCAAGAGCACTGCCTAAGACAGATCCGGTTCATCAGATTACCATTATCCCAAGAGGACGGGCTGGTGGATTTACCATGATTCTGCCTAAAGAAGACCGATCCTATGGCACAAAGATAACTATGAGAGAACAGATTATTCATCTCCTTGGTGGGCGTGTTGCTGAAAAACTGACACTGGATGATATAAGTACAGGTGCCAGCAATGATATCATGAGAGCAACTGAAATTGCCAGGGATATGGTAACCAAATATGGATTTAGTGAAAAACTGGGACCTATTAACTATAGTTCCACTGACGAAGTATTTTTGGGAAATGACTATCAGACCAGAAAAAATTATTCGGAAGAAATCGCCAGAGAAATTGATGATGAAATCCGAAAAATTATTGAGGATGCTTTTGAAGAGGCCGAACGGATTTTGACAGAAAACATGGATAAACTTCATGTGGTAGCAAAAACTTTACTTGAAATTGAAACACTGGATGGAGAACAGTTCGAAGCACTTTACACAGGGAAATTCACATCTGAAGAATTGTTAAATCATGTAAGGGAAAGAGAAGAAGTAAAGAAGCAGGCAAATGCAGAGGAAGCTGCTGAAACAGAAAGACTGCTGAAGGAAGCTGAAGACAGAGAAAAAGCTTTACTTGAAGCATTTGATACAGACTATATGAATGATGATGTATCTGAGGAAGAATCACTATCCAAATCTGAAACAGATAAGGACAAAGAAAAAGATGATCAATCCGATGACGAAGAAAAGAAATAG
- the tilS gene encoding tRNA lysidine(34) synthetase TilS has translation MIEKNEHIIIGLSGGPDSVCLFNALMNLSDELQFTLSAVHVNHKFRPGAAEEDQAYVEELCRQRGIACQSFIYDCNAIAEEKGISSEEAGRFVRYKAFYDTAKQLIDDKRYKPSQIKVAVAHNLNDQAETLLMRVIRGTGTDGLAGIEYSRAGEYGTTIIRPLLDVARKDIEDYCRENNLNPRIDHTNSEPIYTRNKIRLNLIPQLEKDFNINVVESLNRLSRIAKDDKDYFDMQVEEAMEQGAVVVNDKVGGPQEEIQGISFSLTQLKEMHPAIRHRVVKKAFETIGLDQGITSAHLESADKIIDGDNDSASADFPKGYGVAVSYGEVRFFKNDPVTLGYVSNTELKSRLMIRIVKNEGNLKDISKNGTRRFAALDLSKLLEKIWNRNTPYFDDIEDQDEKNKDFDQQLTDEIQVMLQIRTRRQGDWMIPLGMNGRKKLQDMFVDEKVYKECRDQVPMVCIGDEVIWIIGDDVSGFKTGMKRGRISENYKLDNDTKDIVLLEYLEKL, from the coding sequence TTGATAGAAAAAAATGAGCACATCATCATTGGACTTTCAGGAGGCCCTGATTCGGTGTGCCTTTTTAATGCGTTAATGAATTTGTCTGATGAATTACAGTTCACCCTTTCAGCAGTTCATGTGAATCACAAATTTAGACCTGGTGCAGCAGAGGAGGACCAGGCATATGTTGAAGAATTGTGCAGACAAAGAGGTATAGCGTGTCAGAGTTTTATATATGACTGCAATGCCATAGCAGAAGAAAAGGGTATAAGCAGTGAGGAAGCAGGAAGGTTTGTGAGATATAAAGCATTTTATGACACTGCAAAACAATTAATCGACGATAAACGATATAAGCCATCTCAAATTAAAGTGGCAGTAGCCCATAACCTGAATGACCAGGCAGAAACATTACTTATGAGAGTCATCAGAGGCACTGGAACGGATGGCCTTGCAGGTATTGAATACTCCAGAGCAGGAGAATATGGAACAACTATAATCAGGCCGCTTCTGGACGTGGCAAGAAAAGATATAGAGGATTATTGCCGGGAAAATAACCTCAACCCAAGAATTGACCATACAAACAGTGAGCCAATTTATACGAGAAATAAGATTCGCTTAAATCTCATCCCACAACTGGAGAAAGATTTTAATATCAATGTAGTTGAGAGTCTGAACCGTTTAAGCAGAATTGCCAAAGATGATAAAGATTATTTTGATATGCAGGTGGAGGAGGCTATGGAGCAGGGGGCTGTTGTAGTCAATGACAAAGTCGGGGGGCCTCAGGAAGAAATCCAGGGGATTTCCTTTAGTCTGACACAGCTAAAAGAAATGCACCCGGCTATCCGGCACAGAGTAGTAAAAAAAGCTTTTGAGACCATTGGTCTGGACCAGGGAATCACCTCAGCACATCTGGAGTCCGCGGATAAAATTATTGACGGAGATAATGATTCTGCCAGTGCGGATTTTCCAAAAGGATACGGGGTTGCTGTATCTTATGGGGAAGTAAGATTCTTTAAAAATGATCCAGTGACTTTGGGATATGTTTCAAATACTGAATTAAAATCAAGACTGATGATAAGAATAGTAAAGAATGAGGGAAATTTAAAAGATATCTCTAAAAATGGCACAAGGAGATTTGCAGCCTTAGACTTAAGTAAACTTCTGGAAAAAATATGGAACAGAAATACGCCTTATTTTGATGATATTGAAGATCAGGACGAGAAAAATAAAGACTTTGACCAGCAACTGACTGATGAAATACAGGTAATGCTCCAGATAAGGACAAGAAGACAGGGTGACTGGATGATTCCTCTTGGCATGAACGGAAGAAAAAAACTTCAGGATATGTTTGTAGATGAGAAGGTATATAAAGAATGTCGTGACCAGGTTCCTATGGTTTGTATTGGCGATGAGGTCATATGGATTATAGGCGATGACGTAAGTGGCTTTAAAACTGGCATGAAAAGAGGAAGGATTAGCGAAAATTACAAGCTGGACAACGATACAAAGGATATAGTTCTGCTTGAATATTTAGAGAAATTATGA
- a CDS encoding glycerophosphodiester phosphodiesterase family protein codes for MNSIVLDEIRKYLTRIIVVAVAVAMATTLSFGQSAEKGKAESLDKENHPRIYEKMIAHGGGTVDGFDTSSSVDAVMQAINNGFKVIELDMEFSSDNKIIMLHDWDRTVTTYLGRKFDNKLTLNQFSNQLICGRFQALTFDKLTKILDQYPQVRIVTDTKEDNIKLLTAISEKYPDYVNRMIPQIYDYSQFQAVSSLGYKDIIFTLYMQDKIDYSKLLDFVKKNNIYAVTIGKDYWVKGLPEKLSKDGIIVYTHPVDTVEEAREQFVKGAYGIYSSVLTPSEIEGYGAEYYLMQANGTGRKVKLTDAILLQNAVRAVKVHGNLSHMAFSYKLDGKNLEDRLAEIKDSSSEPHDLTIELWDASNKSGQEASLPIYTMEYTLTKNSGQVRILDKKYDYRLKVLKKYPDFMAVMSQADKNKYFQDAIKILSESFIAKSGNYYFYNNGVSGSYTVGDELISPQKSISGNVIVPLSQTLKQLGAVNIIMDSARYVYIDMNGVKTVSQVYSNYVRKDVFNNKISVPISLYRGKTMGGGEIISAASSRDFIEQNGILIILPENCKVSEKTAGELTEFADLLYKN; via the coding sequence ATGAACAGTATAGTTTTAGATGAAATAAGAAAATATTTAACCAGAATTATTGTAGTAGCTGTTGCCGTGGCAATGGCTACTACTTTATCGTTTGGACAGTCTGCTGAAAAGGGCAAAGCGGAATCTCTAGATAAGGAAAATCACCCCAGAATTTACGAGAAGATGATTGCACATGGGGGCGGAACCGTAGATGGATTTGATACCTCCAGTTCAGTGGACGCAGTGATGCAGGCAATAAACAATGGCTTTAAAGTAATCGAACTGGATATGGAATTTTCTTCTGATAATAAAATCATTATGCTTCATGACTGGGATAGAACAGTCACAACTTATCTGGGCAGGAAATTTGATAATAAACTGACTTTGAATCAATTCAGCAATCAGCTGATATGCGGCAGGTTCCAGGCATTGACCTTTGACAAGCTTACCAAAATACTGGATCAATATCCCCAGGTAAGGATTGTAACAGATACTAAAGAAGATAATATAAAGCTGCTTACAGCGATTTCGGAAAAATATCCGGATTATGTAAATCGCATGATTCCTCAGATTTATGACTACAGCCAGTTTCAAGCAGTGTCTTCTCTTGGATATAAGGATATTATATTTACATTATATATGCAGGATAAAATTGATTACAGTAAACTTTTAGATTTTGTAAAAAAGAATAATATTTATGCAGTTACCATTGGAAAAGATTATTGGGTAAAGGGACTCCCTGAAAAACTGTCAAAAGATGGTATTATAGTTTACACACATCCTGTTGATACAGTGGAAGAGGCCCGGGAACAATTTGTAAAGGGAGCATATGGAATATATTCCAGCGTTTTGACACCTTCTGAAATTGAGGGATACGGGGCAGAATATTATTTGATGCAGGCAAATGGGACTGGAAGGAAAGTAAAACTTACAGATGCAATACTGCTGCAAAATGCAGTCCGGGCGGTAAAAGTTCATGGAAACCTGAGCCATATGGCTTTTAGTTATAAACTTGATGGAAAAAATCTTGAAGACAGACTGGCAGAAATCAAGGATTCATCTTCAGAACCACATGACCTCACAATAGAACTTTGGGATGCATCAAACAAGTCCGGTCAGGAAGCCTCCCTGCCAATATATACAATGGAATATACACTTACAAAAAATAGTGGGCAGGTTAGAATTCTGGACAAGAAATATGATTACAGATTAAAGGTTTTGAAAAAGTACCCAGACTTCATGGCGGTAATGTCCCAGGCTGATAAAAATAAGTATTTCCAGGATGCAATTAAAATTCTGTCAGAGTCCTTTATAGCCAAATCCGGTAACTACTATTTCTATAATAATGGAGTAAGCGGAAGCTATACCGTAGGAGATGAACTGATATCTCCGCAGAAATCTATCAGCGGAAATGTAATTGTTCCACTGTCACAAACATTAAAACAGCTTGGTGCAGTTAATATTATTATGGATTCAGCAAGATATGTTTACATTGATATGAATGGAGTGAAAACAGTCAGTCAGGTTTACAGCAATTATGTGAGAAAAGATGTATTCAATAATAAAATATCCGTACCAATCTCTTTATATCGGGGTAAAACCATGGGAGGCGGGGAAATCATTTCCGCCGCTTCAAGCAGAGATTTTATAGAACAAAATGGAATTCTTATCATTCTGCCAGAGAATTGTAAGGTTTCTGAAAAGACAGCAGGAGAATTAACAGAATTTGCTGACTTGCTTTATAAAAACTAA
- a CDS encoding PucR family transcriptional regulator: MKVTVKDCLALEIFKNARIVAGTKKIEGRVRTVSVLETTEIDEVRSYFAHDSEMVLSGFFNSKADENKQIEIIRTLSEAGTAALVLFYVESPELDLKKEVLATADRVGLPIIVMPNDKDIRYADVIKQVMEDILYGDNFGNRLISNTIFHLLNFEKHSNFQSAVREAAINNDFQLILLSEDFNPILSIETRHKATIQDAINLGRERDVERSAVYTMIDVNGVLTYWGPVMINGEKYFMFIVDNEDSYSAGEITKLAEIIELAMGMWKYTPERDARAEFIKALRRGNKSLAYTLKEEAGIDSEDILSVFFARGIENEEGYRVLLNFEKEEELGIMKITEGEETYGMILNRKVQAEDAKSVKRACCISLFNKLKEEKTVRIFHVTGLDGIEGAADAYRLISESWGFVQNVFPYKRVFTKYELALVSNCINIQLQGGYVKKNYIELLEPFKEAKENKGRQLLETLETFVLDAGMNSAKTSEFMGIHTNTVQYRLKKINEVLDVEITGNRVIPGLTIALALKRLERVVH; this comes from the coding sequence ATGAAGGTTACAGTAAAAGATTGTCTTGCCTTAGAAATCTTTAAAAATGCAAGAATAGTAGCAGGAACCAAGAAAATTGAGGGCAGAGTAAGAACTGTTTCGGTTTTGGAAACAACTGAAATCGATGAAGTCAGAAGTTATTTTGCCCATGACAGTGAAATGGTTCTGTCTGGATTTTTCAATTCAAAAGCTGATGAGAACAAGCAGATTGAAATAATCAGAACTCTGTCAGAAGCAGGAACAGCAGCATTAGTGTTGTTTTATGTTGAATCACCTGAACTTGACCTGAAGAAGGAAGTGCTTGCTACTGCTGACAGAGTGGGTCTTCCTATTATAGTAATGCCAAATGATAAAGATATCCGATATGCAGACGTTATAAAACAGGTGATGGAAGATATTCTGTATGGAGATAATTTTGGAAACAGACTTATCAGTAATACTATTTTCCACTTGCTGAATTTTGAAAAACACAGCAACTTCCAGTCTGCAGTAAGAGAAGCTGCAATTAATAACGATTTTCAGCTAATTTTATTAAGCGAGGATTTTAATCCGATTCTGTCTATAGAAACAAGACATAAAGCTACCATACAGGACGCAATTAACCTGGGCAGGGAAAGAGATGTTGAGAGATCTGCCGTATATACCATGATAGATGTAAATGGTGTCCTGACTTACTGGGGACCAGTTATGATTAACGGCGAAAAATACTTTATGTTTATTGTAGATAATGAAGATTCTTATTCTGCAGGAGAGATTACAAAGTTAGCAGAAATCATTGAACTGGCTATGGGTATGTGGAAATATACCCCGGAGAGAGATGCCCGGGCAGAATTCATAAAAGCATTACGACGTGGAAACAAGAGCCTTGCTTATACTCTTAAGGAGGAAGCAGGCATAGACAGCGAGGATATATTAAGTGTTTTCTTTGCAAGAGGTATAGAAAACGAAGAAGGCTACAGAGTCCTGCTCAATTTTGAAAAAGAAGAAGAGTTAGGAATCATGAAGATTACCGAAGGTGAAGAAACTTACGGCATGATTTTAAACAGAAAAGTACAGGCCGAAGATGCAAAATCCGTGAAAAGAGCTTGCTGTATCAGTTTATTTAATAAGCTAAAAGAAGAAAAAACCGTGAGAATTTTTCATGTAACAGGATTAGACGGCATTGAAGGTGCAGCAGATGCATATCGGCTGATTAGTGAATCATGGGGATTTGTTCAAAACGTATTCCCATACAAGAGAGTATTTACCAAGTATGAACTTGCACTGGTAAGCAATTGCATTAATATACAGCTTCAGGGAGGATACGTTAAAAAGAATTATATTGAGCTACTGGAACCTTTTAAAGAAGCAAAGGAAAATAAGGGCAGGCAATTATTAGAAACACTGGAGACCTTTGTACTTGATGCGGGTATGAACAGTGCTAAAACCTCAGAGTTTATGGGCATACATACCAATACAGTTCAGTATAGACTGAAGAAAATCAATGAAGTTCTTGATGTAGAAATAACAGGCAACCGTGTAATACCTGGGCTGACCATCGCATTAGCCCTGAAGAGACTGGAACGGGTTGTCCATTAG